The Methanobacterium lacus genome includes a region encoding these proteins:
- the comD gene encoding sulfopyruvate decarboxylase subunit alpha translates to MDSSQAVYDAIKEAGIDFIVSLPCVNLGRLMGMVEEDPTIIHVPVTREEEGFGICAGAFMGGKKPGILMQNSGLGNSVNALASLFELYKIPVLMIMSHRGTEGEFMGAQIPMGKATPMVLDALKIKYFNPKKPEEALNIIPEAWNMAEADGAPVGILLDIKFW, encoded by the coding sequence TTGGACAGTAGTCAAGCAGTTTACGATGCAATTAAAGAAGCAGGTATAGATTTCATTGTTTCACTTCCATGTGTGAATCTAGGAAGGTTGATGGGAATGGTTGAAGAAGATCCAACCATAATTCATGTTCCTGTGACACGTGAAGAAGAGGGTTTTGGAATCTGTGCAGGTGCCTTCATGGGTGGGAAAAAGCCTGGAATTTTAATGCAAAATTCAGGCCTTGGAAATTCAGTGAATGCACTTGCATCTTTGTTCGAACTCTATAAAATTCCAGTACTCATGATAATGAGCCACAGAGGTACCGAGGGAGAGTTTATGGGTGCTCAAATTCCCATGGGTAAGGCAACTCCCATGGTGTTAGATGCCCTAAAAATAAAGTATTTCAATCCAAAAAAACCTGAAGAAGCTTTGAATATTATTCCAGAAGCTTGGAATATGGCAGAAGCTGACGGAGCCCCAGTTGGCATACTCTTAGATATTAAATTTTGGTAG
- a CDS encoding CBS domain-containing ParB/RepB/Spo0J family partition protein — protein MTSSALVKDYMTKEVITVNPETPNEEVIMLMKGTGHDGFPVKTNGEVIGMVTAFDLLLKEWLPLVKDIMSTDIVVAEEDMSINDAARVMFRMGISRLPVINKNSKLVGILTNTDIVRSHIERSTPMKVDYFKRTLEQLYEIDTKVVRMKVPIDRIRPTQDKIYADELQGRTYEIKRGLAEPTIIAHTGDRYILVDGHHRTVAALKLGCKDIDSYVIQLDHDIHLGLEKTADKNGIFSFKDIEVIDDAQHPLIAITSSLRKEARK, from the coding sequence ATGACGAGTTCAGCTCTTGTAAAAGATTACATGACTAAAGAAGTAATTACCGTGAATCCAGAAACTCCTAATGAAGAAGTTATAATGCTCATGAAGGGTACTGGTCACGACGGATTTCCAGTTAAAACAAATGGTGAAGTTATAGGTATGGTAACGGCCTTTGATCTTCTCCTTAAAGAATGGCTCCCTTTGGTTAAAGACATAATGTCCACTGATATAGTGGTGGCTGAAGAGGATATGTCAATAAATGATGCAGCAAGGGTCATGTTTAGAATGGGAATATCTCGACTGCCTGTTATAAATAAAAATTCTAAATTAGTGGGTATTTTAACAAACACAGATATTGTCAGGTCACACATAGAAAGATCAACTCCAATGAAAGTAGATTACTTCAAAAGGACCTTGGAACAACTATATGAAATTGACACCAAAGTTGTTCGTATGAAGGTTCCTATAGATAGGATCAGGCCAACACAGGACAAGATCTACGCAGACGAGCTTCAAGGTAGAACCTATGAAATAAAGAGGGGCCTTGCAGAACCCACAATAATAGCACACACTGGTGATAGATACATCTTGGTGGATGGTCATCACAGAACAGTTGCAGCGTTGAAGCTTGGATGTAAAGATATTGACTCCTACGTGATACAGTTGGACCATGACATACATCTTGGACTAGAAAAAACAGCTGATAAAAATGGTATTTTCTCTTTTAAAGACATTGAAGTCATAGATGATGCTCAACATCCCTTGATTGCAATAACAAGCAGCCTCAGAAAGGAGGCTAGAAAATGA
- a CDS encoding radical SAM protein, with amino-acid sequence MNLINKIETYDVLDLLQKANKINIENHGNLVTLERAIFLSWYCEKGDCAFCYMSSQKSKIKDPQKARRTVESVLAEAEVTRRMGWNIEFLSGGYGLFKTPEIKTISQEIYSITGKPVWLNLGITRDIEGFGDEIAGITGAVEVANPELHKKICPSKSIADIVDMLELAGDLGFKKAITIILGLGEKPEDLEYVWELIEDLKIHRVTFYSLNPHKDTVYENSPQPASLYYAGVVAATRIKFPALEIVTGTWIDNLANIGPLLLAGANGITKFPLFKMYGTRYGKRVEEEVKWAGKVLQGTFTDINRLECEDFSNETLEPHVNQYIRRCLGKKDR; translated from the coding sequence ATGAATCTAATTAACAAAATTGAAACCTACGATGTGCTGGACCTTCTTCAGAAGGCCAACAAGATAAACATTGAAAATCATGGTAATTTGGTAACATTAGAAAGGGCAATTTTTCTTTCATGGTACTGTGAAAAGGGGGATTGTGCTTTCTGTTACATGTCCTCGCAAAAATCTAAAATCAAGGATCCTCAAAAAGCTCGTAGAACTGTGGAATCGGTACTCGCCGAGGCAGAAGTCACACGCAGAATGGGATGGAACATTGAATTTCTTTCAGGGGGTTACGGTCTTTTCAAAACCCCGGAAATTAAAACAATTTCCCAGGAAATATATTCAATCACAGGAAAACCGGTATGGCTTAATTTAGGAATAACCCGTGATATTGAAGGTTTTGGAGATGAAATAGCAGGCATTACAGGTGCAGTTGAAGTGGCCAATCCAGAACTTCACAAAAAGATCTGTCCAAGCAAATCCATAGCAGATATTGTGGACATGCTTGAACTGGCGGGAGATTTAGGCTTTAAAAAGGCTATAACAATCATCTTGGGGTTGGGAGAGAAACCTGAAGATCTGGAATATGTATGGGAATTGATTGAGGATCTCAAAATCCACAGGGTGACATTCTATTCATTGAATCCTCACAAAGACACTGTATATGAGAATTCACCCCAACCCGCTTCACTTTACTATGCAGGGGTTGTTGCAGCCACAAGAATTAAATTCCCTGCTTTAGAGATAGTAACAGGTACATGGATCGATAACCTTGCAAATATCGGTCCACTTTTACTTGCAGGTGCCAATGGCATAACCAAATTTCCATTATTTAAAATGTACGGTACTAGGTATGGTAAGAGAGTTGAAGAAGAGGTTAAATGGGCAGGAAAGGTGCTCCAAGGAACATTTACGGATATTAACAGGTTGGAATGTGAAGATTTTTCCAACGAAACACTAGAACCTCATGTTAACCAGTACATTAGAAGATGTCTTGGGAAAAAGGATCGGTAG
- a CDS encoding AI-2E family transporter, translating into MDYHILKQGYNMINGLKNNITSAIFIIILLMVVSAVLLTPMLSMVVLGAIFAYAIRPLSRKLEPYTKFQSVAIFVGMIIVILPLIIILLIFINTIISAAPSLIVFVKNLNLSSLNSTTLQNYPLIQQNFPGSSSSQMINSVVNSIYVGMGDVVRSVTEYLLGFVQSIPTLLLQLFIFFASTFYFARDGDRIWEYLNYIIPDDRKHYFKTLLKEIDLVLKSIFFGHFVTAALTGIISGIGFWIMGYPYPLFLGTLTGFFQLMPIIGHWPTIVALALYDLVIGNFLRAAAVISLGVLLSLMDMYVRPKVAGKYADIHPLIFLLGFICGPLVLGLVGFIIGPLVLGVTYAAVVAYKKENQDKNPEKLIDSKDAVKKDGSN; encoded by the coding sequence ATGGATTACCACATACTTAAACAGGGATATAATATGATAAATGGACTTAAAAACAATATAACATCAGCAATTTTTATTATAATATTGTTAATGGTTGTATCAGCTGTTTTACTTACTCCCATGTTGAGCATGGTTGTTTTGGGAGCTATATTTGCGTATGCTATACGTCCACTCTCACGTAAATTGGAACCTTACACCAAGTTTCAGTCAGTAGCAATCTTTGTAGGTATGATAATAGTCATACTTCCTTTAATTATTATATTACTCATATTTATTAACACAATTATATCTGCAGCACCGTCTTTAATTGTTTTTGTAAAAAATCTGAATTTAAGTAGTTTAAACAGTACAACACTTCAAAATTACCCTTTGATTCAACAGAACTTTCCAGGTTCATCATCCTCCCAGATGATCAATTCAGTTGTAAATTCAATATATGTTGGAATGGGTGATGTTGTAAGGAGTGTAACAGAGTACTTGTTAGGGTTTGTCCAGTCGATACCCACACTTCTTTTACAGCTATTCATATTTTTCGCATCAACCTTTTACTTTGCAAGGGACGGTGACAGAATATGGGAATATCTGAACTACATAATACCCGACGATAGGAAACATTACTTCAAAACACTTTTAAAAGAGATTGATCTGGTATTGAAGAGCATATTCTTTGGACACTTTGTAACAGCAGCTTTGACAGGAATAATATCCGGCATTGGATTTTGGATAATGGGATATCCATACCCTCTATTTCTGGGAACTTTAACTGGATTCTTCCAACTAATGCCAATTATTGGGCACTGGCCAACAATTGTGGCTCTGGCATTGTATGACTTAGTCATAGGAAACTTTTTAAGGGCAGCAGCAGTTATTTCACTCGGAGTTCTCTTGAGTTTGATGGATATGTACGTCAGACCGAAGGTGGCTGGAAAGTATGCAGATATCCATCCTCTCATATTCCTTTTGGGTTTTATCTGCGGACCCCTTGTACTTGGACTCGTAGGATTCATTATTGGACCCCTTGTACTTGGAGTAACCTACGCCGCAGTTGTGGCATACAAAAAGGAAAACCAGGATAAGAACCCCGAAAAATTAATAGACTCCAAAGACGCTGTAAAAAAAGATGGTAGTAACTGA
- the comE gene encoding sulfopyruvate decarboxylase subunit beta gives MKRIDAIEKLSYELTDELVVCNIGFPSRELHHLKDSPNQFYMMGSMGLASSIGLGVAMSTTKRVVVIDGDGSVLMNMGSMVTVYNQSPKNLVWVVLDNECYGSTGSQCTYASSFELGDVARSIGFKNVFSFDLNSEFDFSEALSSEGPVFVHIKVEPGNADVPVIPMEPEEIRDRFVQTIRE, from the coding sequence ATGAAAAGGATAGATGCCATAGAAAAATTATCATATGAACTGACGGATGAACTGGTAGTTTGTAACATAGGATTTCCATCCCGAGAACTGCATCATCTGAAGGACTCTCCAAATCAGTTTTACATGATGGGATCCATGGGTCTTGCATCTTCAATTGGTCTTGGAGTGGCCATGTCTACAACTAAACGGGTGGTTGTGATAGATGGAGATGGATCTGTACTCATGAATATGGGTAGCATGGTAACAGTTTACAATCAAAGCCCAAAAAATCTGGTTTGGGTAGTGCTAGACAATGAATGTTATGGATCAACCGGGTCACAGTGTACATATGCTTCAAGCTTTGAACTGGGAGATGTGGCAAGATCAATTGGATTTAAAAATGTATTTTCGTTCGATCTAAATTCTGAGTTTGATTTCAGTGAAGCTCTAAGTTCTGAAGGCCCTGTTTTTGTACATATTAAAGTTGAACCCGGAAATGCTGATGTTCCAGTGATACCAATGGAACCTGAAGAAATCAGGGACAGGTTCGTCCAAACCATCAGAGAATAA
- a CDS encoding dihydroorotate dehydrogenase: MEIELCGIKMKNPTMLAAGILGSTASSLNWAAKSGAGAVVTKSFGLNSNKGYSNPTTVEVTGGVINAIGLSNPGVENFQMELKKLDGSVPAIASIYGANPDEFSKIATHIQEDVDAIELNVSCPHAMGGCGAAIGQDPLLTSSIVSAVKESVNVPILVKLTPNVTDIVEVAVSAQDAGADALTLINSLGPGMKIDITTGKPILSNRFGGMSGPAIKPVAVRCVYDVFDAVEIPVVGVGGIRNYEDVLEFIYAGATCVQIGTSIMYEGMEIFGKVVNDLEVFMEKMGYTKLEEMVGISHKQ, translated from the coding sequence GTGGAAATAGAATTATGTGGTATTAAAATGAAAAATCCCACGATGTTAGCAGCGGGAATATTAGGAAGCACGGCATCATCTCTTAATTGGGCCGCTAAAAGTGGAGCTGGGGCAGTGGTTACGAAATCATTTGGTTTAAATTCCAACAAAGGCTATTCCAACCCCACAACCGTTGAAGTAACTGGCGGTGTCATAAATGCAATTGGACTGTCAAACCCCGGTGTGGAAAATTTTCAAATGGAGTTGAAAAAACTGGATGGATCTGTTCCTGCCATAGCCTCAATTTACGGAGCAAATCCCGATGAATTTTCAAAAATAGCCACCCACATCCAGGAAGATGTGGATGCTATTGAACTCAATGTCTCATGTCCCCATGCCATGGGTGGATGTGGAGCAGCAATTGGTCAGGATCCCCTGCTCACATCCAGCATAGTCAGTGCAGTAAAGGAATCTGTAAATGTTCCAATTTTAGTTAAACTGACTCCAAACGTCACTGACATTGTTGAAGTTGCTGTAAGTGCACAAGATGCTGGTGCCGATGCCTTAACTCTTATAAATTCATTGGGGCCTGGAATGAAGATAGATATCACAACTGGAAAACCAATTTTGAGTAATAGGTTTGGGGGAATGTCAGGACCTGCAATAAAACCGGTGGCAGTTAGATGTGTTTACGATGTTTTCGATGCAGTGGAAATCCCAGTTGTTGGAGTAGGGGGCATAAGGAACTATGAAGACGTATTGGAATTCATATATGCTGGTGCGACTTGTGTTCAGATAGGTACCTCAATTATGTATGAGGGAATGGAAATTTTTGGGAAGGTAGTTAACGACCTTGAAGTATTCATGGAAAAAATGGGATACACAAAACTGGAAGAAATGGTTGGAATATCCCACAAACAATAA
- a CDS encoding aldo/keto reductase — MLYRELGVTGERLSILGLGCMRLPVKNGDSGQVDMDLAVPLIRTAIDSGINYLDTGYPYHNGQSEIAISKAVKDGYREKVFIADKLPIWLVENRQDMDKYLDEQLKRLGIECIDFYLLHTVKESYWEKMISNGVLEFLDDAKASGKIKYTGFSYHGELELFFDVVDSYNWDMCQVQYNIVDQNYQAGREGIRYAAANGVGVVVMEPLRGGTLTKNVPEEVQEIWDESRVKRKPAEWALRFVWDLDDVDVVLSGMNTLEELKQNLETADQGYPNSLSSEEKEIIREVKSVYSQRKQYNCTQCGYCVPCPQGVDIPANLLQLNNAYMFQDEDNAKMNYYMGVKEEERAVNCTGCGECEKICPQMVPIQKALMDVRKKFEQN; from the coding sequence ATGCTTTACAGGGAACTTGGTGTTACTGGTGAGAGATTATCTATCCTAGGTTTGGGATGTATGAGATTACCAGTTAAAAACGGAGATAGTGGACAAGTCGATATGGATCTTGCTGTTCCATTGATAAGAACAGCTATTGATAGTGGAATCAATTATCTGGACACAGGATATCCATATCACAACGGTCAAAGTGAGATTGCAATTTCTAAAGCAGTTAAGGATGGCTACAGGGAAAAGGTATTCATAGCAGATAAATTGCCCATATGGTTAGTTGAGAACAGGCAAGATATGGATAAATACCTTGATGAACAGTTAAAAAGGCTTGGTATTGAGTGTATTGATTTTTATCTTCTTCACACCGTTAAAGAGAGTTACTGGGAAAAAATGATCTCCAACGGTGTACTGGAATTTTTAGATGATGCCAAAGCATCTGGAAAAATAAAGTACACAGGATTTTCATATCATGGTGAACTGGAACTGTTCTTTGATGTTGTTGATTCCTACAACTGGGACATGTGCCAGGTTCAATACAACATTGTTGATCAGAATTATCAAGCAGGAAGGGAAGGCATTCGTTACGCAGCAGCCAATGGCGTAGGAGTAGTTGTAATGGAACCTCTCAGGGGAGGTACTTTGACTAAAAATGTTCCAGAGGAAGTTCAGGAAATATGGGACGAATCTAGGGTGAAAAGGAAGCCAGCTGAGTGGGCACTCAGATTTGTCTGGGATCTCGATGATGTAGATGTTGTGTTGAGTGGAATGAACACCTTGGAAGAACTTAAGCAGAACCTTGAAACTGCTGATCAAGGTTATCCCAACTCTTTAAGTTCTGAGGAAAAGGAGATCATCCGGGAAGTTAAGTCTGTTTACAGCCAGAGAAAACAGTATAACTGTACTCAGTGTGGATATTGTGTTCCATGCCCACAAGGAGTAGATATTCCTGCTAATCTTCTTCAGCTGAACAATGCCTACATGTTTCAAGACGAGGATAATGCTAAAATGAATTATTACATGGGTGTGAAAGAGGAAGAAAGAGCAGTTAACTGCACTGGTTGTGGAGAATGTGAAAAAATCTGCCCACAAATGGTTCCGATCCAAAAAGCACTGATGGATGTGCGCAAAAAATTTGAACAAAATTAA
- the hjc gene encoding Holliday junction resolvase Hjc, producing the protein MSKTGSREERELVRMLWDADCAAMRAPASGGATKKPLPDVIAGNGSIYLAIEVKSSSLERIYIDSEKIDGLKEFSQIFGAQPYIGVKFLRKKWRFICLEDLHITRNNNYRVNIDLAFDKGLDFDEILGNDKQVKFS; encoded by the coding sequence ATGAGCAAAACAGGATCTAGGGAAGAAAGAGAGCTGGTCAGAATGCTTTGGGATGCAGACTGTGCAGCCATGCGGGCTCCTGCATCTGGAGGTGCAACCAAAAAACCATTACCAGATGTTATAGCTGGAAATGGGAGCATATATCTCGCAATTGAAGTTAAATCATCTTCCTTGGAGAGAATATATATTGATTCTGAAAAGATAGACGGTTTGAAGGAGTTTTCCCAAATATTCGGTGCCCAACCCTACATTGGAGTTAAATTTCTAAGAAAGAAATGGAGATTCATCTGCCTCGAAGATCTGCACATAACTAGGAACAACAACTACAGAGTAAATATTGATCTGGCCTTTGACAAGGGCCTTGATTTCGATGAAATTCTGGGAAATGACAAACAAGTCAAGTTCAGCTAA
- the hisE gene encoding phosphoribosyl-ATP diphosphatase, whose translation MKNKDSIIRELYQVLEERRDNPIDSYTSNIMKDSDKKAEDKILEKVGEESAELIIASKNDENLVYEATDLIFHALLLLVYKGVEIDDIFDEFERRRG comes from the coding sequence ATGAAAAATAAAGATTCCATAATAAGAGAACTTTATCAAGTACTGGAAGAGAGGAGAGATAATCCCATAGATTCATACACCTCCAACATAATGAAGGATTCTGATAAGAAGGCAGAGGATAAAATACTCGAAAAGGTGGGTGAAGAATCTGCAGAACTCATAATCGCATCAAAGAACGATGAAAATTTGGTTTACGAAGCAACGGATCTCATATTTCATGCACTGCTTCTTCTGGTTTACAAGGGAGTTGAAATTGATGACATCTTCGATGAATTTGAAAGGAGAAGGGGTTAA
- a CDS encoding dihydroorotate dehydrogenase electron transfer subunit translates to MHVPKIVEIKRVVKESPTVKTFIFDWEVHEEVPGNFMMVWNFKDEKPMSISLIDPVNNEIGISIRGVGEFTNQVHDLKEGDLLGLRGPYGRGFHMAGPKILAVGGGVGMAPIVAFTEEASRRGFSVDVVSAAGTANELLFVERIKKTGSKLLTCTDDGSHGFCGFGTELADIALSETNYDMVVACGPEVMMKKLYSTVLELDIPAQFSLERYMKCGMGLCGQCCVDDLGWRVCVEGPVFWSDELKMISEFGKYKRDASGVKHNI, encoded by the coding sequence ATGCACGTTCCAAAAATTGTAGAAATAAAAAGGGTTGTAAAAGAGTCTCCCACAGTAAAAACTTTTATTTTTGATTGGGAGGTGCATGAAGAAGTTCCAGGAAATTTTATGATGGTCTGGAATTTCAAGGATGAAAAACCAATGTCCATCTCACTAATTGATCCAGTTAACAACGAGATCGGAATATCAATAAGGGGAGTGGGAGAGTTTACCAACCAAGTCCATGATCTGAAAGAGGGAGACCTCCTAGGATTGAGAGGCCCCTATGGTAGGGGTTTCCATATGGCAGGTCCTAAAATATTGGCTGTTGGAGGCGGTGTGGGAATGGCACCAATTGTGGCATTTACAGAAGAAGCTTCCAGAAGGGGATTTTCAGTGGATGTAGTGAGCGCTGCAGGCACAGCGAATGAACTACTATTCGTAGAACGAATCAAAAAAACAGGATCAAAACTGTTAACTTGTACAGATGATGGATCCCATGGGTTCTGTGGATTTGGAACTGAACTTGCAGATATTGCCCTGTCTGAAACAAATTATGATATGGTTGTCGCATGTGGGCCAGAGGTTATGATGAAAAAATTGTACAGCACAGTTTTGGAGCTAGATATTCCTGCCCAATTCTCACTCGAAAGGTACATGAAATGTGGAATGGGACTTTGTGGGCAGTGCTGTGTGGATGATCTAGGTTGGAGAGTTTGTGTTGAAGGTCCTGTTTTTTGGTCAGATGAGCTGAAAATGATATCAGAATTTGGGAAATACAAACGTGATGCATCTGGAGTTAAACACAATATTTAA
- a CDS encoding NOP5/NOP56 family protein, translated as MKCYVTYSFAGFICLDENCVVLDYELFPREKLIERIGKIDAGNLSIEEEFLLKRMVDNYDSVVIETSLPHSKYSHLKESNKFEFETPHLGGEFFRSNMEETLLTVGFLDEDSDLRSILQQVSIDLTNNKIRKASESEDMFLIQAINSIEELDETISKLVERLREWYAIHFPEMDGIKNHERYAELVSEFGDRETIINSGTLSEDINPKFVSESVGATISEPDLKMVMEFASSIHSLQTTKKSLNTYVDERMGEIAPNLRELAGASLGAKLIAHVGGVEKLSKMPSGTVQVLGAEKALFRHLKTGERPPKHGLIFQHPSVRGAKWWLRGKIARTLALKISLAVRKDVYSGDYDPEIVKNYEKRVEEITKDNPFPKRSKKPDKFGDKDAKSGKNSGKKKKKKRDKYKKNIKDYY; from the coding sequence ATGAAGTGTTATGTAACCTACTCCTTTGCAGGATTCATATGCCTAGATGAAAATTGTGTAGTCTTAGATTATGAACTTTTCCCAAGGGAAAAACTGATAGAAAGGATAGGAAAGATCGATGCTGGAAACCTTAGCATTGAAGAAGAATTTTTGCTCAAAAGAATGGTGGACAACTATGATTCTGTGGTAATAGAAACCAGCCTCCCTCATTCCAAATACTCCCATCTGAAGGAGAGTAATAAATTTGAATTTGAAACACCCCATTTAGGAGGGGAATTTTTCCGATCAAACATGGAAGAAACATTGCTGACAGTTGGATTTCTTGATGAAGATTCAGATCTAAGATCCATACTACAGCAGGTTTCTATCGATCTCACCAACAACAAAATCAGAAAAGCATCCGAATCTGAGGATATGTTCTTGATACAGGCAATTAATTCAATAGAAGAGCTTGATGAAACCATAAGCAAACTGGTTGAAAGGCTGAGGGAATGGTACGCCATTCACTTCCCTGAAATGGATGGTATCAAAAATCATGAAAGATACGCTGAATTAGTTTCTGAGTTTGGTGATAGGGAAACCATAATTAACTCTGGAACATTGAGCGAAGATATTAATCCTAAATTTGTTTCAGAAAGTGTGGGTGCAACCATATCTGAACCTGATCTTAAGATGGTGATGGAATTTGCATCGTCCATTCACTCTCTACAAACCACTAAAAAATCCCTTAACACCTACGTTGATGAGAGAATGGGGGAAATTGCCCCCAATCTAAGGGAACTTGCAGGTGCATCACTGGGTGCTAAATTGATAGCACATGTTGGCGGTGTTGAAAAACTTTCTAAAATGCCATCTGGAACTGTTCAAGTTCTTGGAGCTGAAAAAGCCCTTTTCAGGCATTTAAAGACAGGTGAACGTCCTCCAAAACATGGACTCATCTTCCAACATCCCTCTGTCAGGGGTGCCAAATGGTGGCTTAGGGGAAAAATAGCCAGGACACTAGCCTTAAAAATTTCACTTGCAGTTCGTAAAGATGTTTATTCTGGGGATTACGATCCTGAAATAGTTAAGAACTATGAGAAGAGGGTTGAAGAAATTACGAAGGACAACCCATTCCCTAAAAGATCAAAAAAACCAGATAAATTTGGTGATAAGGATGCCAAATCCGGTAAAAATTCTGGTAAAAAGAAGAAAAAGAAGCGTGACAAGTATAAAAAGAACATTAAAGATTACTATTGA
- the gatB gene encoding Asp-tRNA(Asn)/Glu-tRNA(Gln) amidotransferase subunit GatB yields the protein MKCGLEIHVQLKTDSKLFCSCHTNYKDAKANTNICPVCLNQPGAKPYPPNKAALDAAIKIALMLGCDISPEVTYFQRKHYDYPDLSSGYQRTSIPIGSGGELNGVRIYDVHIEEDPGQYKPDMGTVDFNRSGIPLIEIVTHPDMKSPEEARKFLRELIRVLDYSGSARGEGSMRADVNISIEGGKRAEIKNINSIKGAYKALQFEMVRQKNLLKRGIEIKQETRAFLESQMITVPMRLKEEAEDYRYIPDPDLPPMQAEEDAVEIIREAMPEPAHIKTERFVNEYGISRDHAKVITSELELADAFEEVANSVDPEFAALWMRDELKRVIYYNKMSFKESEITASQIVDLLKMLQNKKITAKAGKRIMEKLPRNSQMPSTIAEEMGLTGVVTEDQVVDAIKQVVKENPDAVSDYFEGKKNAINFLVGQVMRLTRGKADPTETNKLLEVELNSM from the coding sequence ATGAAATGCGGACTTGAAATTCATGTTCAGCTTAAAACTGATTCTAAATTATTTTGTAGTTGTCACACTAACTACAAAGATGCTAAGGCCAACACAAACATCTGTCCTGTGTGTTTGAATCAGCCCGGAGCTAAACCATACCCCCCAAACAAAGCAGCTTTGGATGCTGCCATAAAGATAGCTCTGATGTTGGGATGTGACATTTCTCCAGAAGTAACCTACTTCCAACGAAAGCATTACGATTACCCGGATCTTTCATCAGGTTACCAGAGAACTTCCATACCCATTGGAAGTGGAGGGGAACTAAACGGTGTTAGAATTTATGATGTTCACATAGAAGAAGATCCTGGTCAGTACAAACCCGATATGGGAACTGTTGATTTCAACAGATCAGGAATTCCCCTAATTGAGATAGTAACACACCCGGATATGAAATCACCTGAAGAAGCCAGGAAATTTCTGAGGGAACTTATAAGAGTTCTTGATTACAGTGGAAGTGCACGTGGAGAGGGAAGTATGCGTGCGGATGTGAACATTTCCATTGAAGGCGGTAAAAGGGCTGAAATTAAGAATATAAACTCCATCAAAGGGGCTTACAAGGCACTTCAGTTTGAGATGGTAAGGCAGAAAAATCTGTTGAAACGTGGAATAGAGATTAAACAGGAAACTCGTGCTTTTCTTGAATCCCAAATGATCACTGTTCCAATGCGTCTTAAGGAAGAGGCTGAAGATTACAGGTACATTCCTGATCCTGATCTCCCACCTATGCAGGCTGAAGAAGATGCTGTGGAAATCATACGCGAAGCAATGCCAGAACCTGCTCATATAAAAACTGAAAGGTTTGTCAACGAGTACGGCATCAGTAGGGACCATGCAAAGGTAATAACATCTGAATTAGAGCTTGCTGATGCATTTGAAGAAGTTGCAAATTCTGTTGATCCTGAATTTGCTGCACTCTGGATGAGGGATGAACTCAAGAGAGTAATTTACTACAACAAGATGAGCTTCAAAGAGAGTGAAATTACAGCATCACAAATAGTTGATCTACTCAAGATGTTGCAGAATAAGAAGATCACTGCCAAAGCTGGTAAGAGGATCATGGAGAAATTACCAAGAAACTCCCAGATGCCCAGTACCATCGCAGAAGAAATGGGTTTGACAGGTGTTGTTACAGAGGATCAGGTTGTCGATGCAATTAAACAGGTCGTAAAAGAAAACCCTGATGCTGTTTCAGATTACTTTGAAGGAAAGAAAAATGCAATAAATTTCTTGGTGGGGCAGGTTATGCGGCTCACGAGAGGTAAGGCAGATCCTACAGAGACCAACAAATTGTTAGAGGTAGAATTAAACTCAATGTGA